In Acanthochromis polyacanthus isolate Apoly-LR-REF ecotype Palm Island chromosome 18, KAUST_Apoly_ChrSc, whole genome shotgun sequence, the following proteins share a genomic window:
- the LOC110953306 gene encoding zinc finger protein 703-like, which produces MKYLPPGSAADRVSQRIELSETTDSKNSRPGAVVSLLTPLDPLRQAKRLPIRVIKMLTAHTGHLLHPEYLQPLTSAPVSIELDAKKSPLALLAQTCSQIGKPDPPSSSKLGSSCSQGDKEPSSRSSVSGLKLGEHRPSLEDKSSFKPYNKGSGDCRRDTVTSSSSSSSSSDKAGFRVPSSSSSVTTNGRLSSSSGQQSYPPHAASPSSRGSSSTPPGQQQHHKQSQSPGGQHASHSHTANGDAAHEQGSPTSTSNNSNNNNNPKNDIDVNKAGSDSPHHANSSHVRASTNCSNGSSDGGSNHDGGKAEPSQPNLGPGHITPISPYKSSQPLFPLPSSNMGYHGSVVGGYAGYPSQFVPGLDPTKSSLSVGSMGVPGKHPSSSPLTGASPPSFMQGLCRDPYCLSYPSVSHLGGSNCNSCIHDPSSSLKSSFPLVYPSHPLHSLHQSSLSSSVSSSLSHPLYTYGFMLPNDPLPHACNWVSAGGPCDKRFATSDELLAHLRTHTALPVGMDSKLLSVSSSGPASCHLHLPHQSSPGSMPSSLSLRAPPSLGLARYHPYSKVHLPPGPSSISLHSLPTTGPYYPHYALYSQRLGSASALGYQ; this is translated from the exons ATGAAATATCTCCCTCCAGGATCAGCTGCGGATCGAGTCAGTCAGCGGATCGAGCTCAGTGAGACCACCGACTCCAAAAACTCTCGTCCCGGTGCCGTGGTCTCTTTGTTGACCCCTCTGGACCCACTTCGGCAGGCAAAGCGGCTCCCTATCCGAGTCATCAAGATGTTGACGGCGCACACCGGACACTTGCTACACCCGGAATATTTACAGCCTCTAACGTCCGCACCAGTCAGCATCGAG CTGGACGCCAAGAAGAGTCCCCTGGCCCTGCTGGCCCAGACCTGCTCTCAGATCGGTAAACCAGaccctccgtcctcctccaaGCTGGGCTCCTCCTGCAGCCAGGGGGACAAGGAGCCCAGCAGCCGCTCGTCCGTCTCCGGCCTGAAGCTGGGGGAGCACCGCCCGTCCCTGGAGGACAAATCCAGCTTCAAGCCCTACAACAAGGGCAGCGGAGACTGTCGCAGAGACACggtcaccagcagcagcagcagcagctccagcagcgaTAAAGCCGGGTTCAGGGTTcccagcagcagtagcagcgtTACCACGAATGGACgtctgagcagcagcagtgggcAGCAGAGCTACCCGCCTCACGCTGCTTCGCCCAGCtccagaggcagcagcagcaccccacctggacagcagcagcatcacaaacAGAGCCAGTCTCCTGGTGGACAGCACGCCTCGCACTCCCACACTGCCAACGGTGACGCTGCCCATGAGCAGGGCAGTCCTACAAGCACGagcaataatagtaataataataataaccccAAAAACGACATTGATGTAAACAAGGCCGGCTCGGACAGTCCGCACCACGCCAACTCCAGCCACGTCCGAGCCAGCACAAACTGCAGCAACGGTAGCTCTGACGGCGGTTCCAACCATGATGGAGGTAAAGCAGAGCCCTCCCAGCCGAACCTGGGCCCTGGACATATTACACCCATTTCTCCTTATAAGTCGAGCCAGCCGCTCTTCCCCCTGCCCTCCTCCAACATGGGCTACCACGGATCTGTAGTGGGGGGATACGCAGGCTACCCGTCCCAGTTTGTTCCTGGGCTGGACCCGACCAAGTCGAGCCTCAGCGTGGGAAGCATGGGAGTACCAGGGAAGCACCCGAGCTCCAGCCCTCTAACGGGTGCCTCCCCCCCTTCCTTCATGCAGGGTTTATGCAGGGACCCCTACTGCCTGAGCTACCCCAGTGTCTCCCATCTTGGCGGGAGCAACTGCAACTCCTGCATCCACGACCCGTCCTCCAGCCTCAAATCCAGCTTCCCTCTGGTGTATCCCTCCCACCCGCTCCACTCCCTCCACCAAAGCTCCCTGTCATCCAGCGTGTCCTCCTCCCTGTCTCATCCCCTCTACACGTATGGCTTCATGCTCCCCAATGACCCCCTGCCTCATGCCTGTAACTGGGTGTCAGCCGGAGGGCCGTGCGACAAGCGTTTCGCCACGTCAGATGAACTCCTGGCTCACCTCCGCACGCACACAGCTCTGCCTGTGGGGATGGACAGCAAGCTGCTCTCAGTTTCCTCGTCTGGACCCGCCTCCTGCCACCTTCACCTCCCTCACCAGAGCAGTCCAGGCTCCATGCCcagctccctctctctcaggGCTCCCCCCAGCCTGGGCTTAGCTCGCTATCACCCCTACAGCAAGGTCCATCTGCCCCCTGGACCGTCCTCCATCTCACTGCACTCTCTGCCCACCACAGGCCCGTACTACCCCCATTACGCCCTCTACAGTCAAAGACTTGGATCTGCGTCTGCGCTTGGATATCAGTAA